From the Solanum lycopersicum chromosome 10, SLM_r2.1 genome, one window contains:
- the LOC101244134 gene encoding UDP-glycosyltransferase TURAN isoform X1, which yields MSGQNEPRIRPSGRAAVVVLGDIGRSPRMQYHALSLARQAHLEVDIVAYGGSDPHSAVKEHKSIHINEMTQWPSNPRSFPKILHPLLLILKPLVQFFMLLWYLCVKIPKPDVFIVQNPPSVPTLVAVKLASWIRRSAFIIDWHNFGYTLLALSLGRNSRFVALYHWIEKHFGKMANGSLCVTKAMQHELSQNWGISATVLYDQPPDFFQPASLEEKHKLFCGIDKSLRTPYSLQDCLSNEELTPDDDNPNVTLFTTQTGTDISLKWNRPALIVSSTSWTPDEDFSILLEAALMYDRRVSALLNEDDLKREDVFWQEIKGGKQYPRLLFIITGKGPEKEKYEQKMAKLNLKRVAFRTMWLEPEDYPLLLGSADLGVCLHTSSSGLDLPMKVVDMFGCGLPVCAVSYSCINELVEVDKNGLLFSSSSELADQFVTLFKGFPGECDELKSLRQGVLASRSSVNWATEWEANAKPLISKVIFDNSS from the exons ATGTCAG GACAAAATGAACCGAGGATCCGACCCAGCGGTAGAGCAGCGGTAGTCGTTCTCGGTGATATTGGACGTAGCCCTCGTATGCAATATCATGCTCTTTCCCTTGCTCGTCAG GCTCATCTAGAGGTTGACATTGTTGCATATGGAG GTTCGGACCCTCATTCTGCTGTAAAAGAGCATAAATCTATTCACATCAATGAAATG ACACAGTGGCCATCAAACCCCAGAAGTTTTCCAAAGATACTCCATCCTTTATTGCTCATACTTAAGCCACTGGTCCAGTTTTTTATGCTCCTATGGTATCTCTGTGTTAAAATTCCTAAGCCGGATGTTTTCATAGTTCAG AATCCACCATCTGTTCCTACACTGGTTGCTGTAAAATTGGCCAGTTGGATTAGACGTTCTGCGTTCATTATAGATTGGCATAACTTTGGATATACTCTTCTAGCATTGTCTCTCGGGAGGAATAGTCGGTTTGTGGCTTTATATCATTG GATTGAGAAGCATTTTGGGAAAATGGCTAATGGTTCCTTATGTGTGACAAAGGCAATGCAACATGAATTGTCTCAAAACTGGGGAATCAG TGCCACTGTTCTATATGATCAACCTCCTGATTTTTTTCAACCTGCTTCCCTGGAGGAGAAGCACAAG TTGTTTTGTGGGATTGATAAGAGTCTGAGAACACCTTACAGCCTTCAAGACTGTCTTAGCAATG AGGAACTAACACCAGACGATGACAACCCTAATGTAACTCTATTTACAACTCAGACTGGCACAGATATTTCCTTGAAGTGGAACAGACCAGCGCTCATTGTAAGCAGTACAAGCTG GACTCCGGATGAAGATTTTAGCATTCTCTTAGAAGCAGCACTAATGTATGATAGAAGGGTTTCTGCATTGCTGAACGAGGATGACTTGAAGAGGGAGGATGTTTTCTGGCAGGAAATCAAGGGTGGGAAGCAATACCCtagattattatttataattacag GTAAAGGGcctgaaaaggaaaaatatgaacaaaagaTGGCAAAACTCAACCTTAAACGTGTAGCATTTCGTACTATGTGGTTAGAGCCAGAGGATTACCCATTGCTTCTTG GATCAGCAGATCTTGGTGTTTGCTTGCATACGTCCTCTTCAGGGTTGGATCTTCCAATGAAG GTTGTGGATATGTTTGGCTGTGGATTACCAGTCTGTGCTGTTTCCTACTCTTG TATCAACGAGCTGGTCGAAGTTGACAAGAATGGCCTACTCTTCTCTTCATCCTCGGAACTGGCTGATCAATTTGTG ACGCTGTTTAAGGGATTCCCAGGTGAATGTGATGAGTTGAAGTCGCTGAGACAGGGAGTATTGGCAAGCAGATCTTCTGTTAATTGGGCAACAGAGTGGGAAGCAAACGCCAAACCCCTAATATCCAAG GTTATTTTTGACAACTCGAGCTGA
- the LOC101244134 gene encoding UDP-glycosyltransferase TURAN isoform X2, translating to METQWPSNPRSFPKILHPLLLILKPLVQFFMLLWYLCVKIPKPDVFIVQNPPSVPTLVAVKLASWIRRSAFIIDWHNFGYTLLALSLGRNSRFVALYHWIEKHFGKMANGSLCVTKAMQHELSQNWGISATVLYDQPPDFFQPASLEEKHKLFCGIDKSLRTPYSLQDCLSNEELTPDDDNPNVTLFTTQTGTDISLKWNRPALIVSSTSWTPDEDFSILLEAALMYDRRVSALLNEDDLKREDVFWQEIKGGKQYPRLLFIITGKGPEKEKYEQKMAKLNLKRVAFRTMWLEPEDYPLLLGSADLGVCLHTSSSGLDLPMKVVDMFGCGLPVCAVSYSCINELVEVDKNGLLFSSSSELADQFVTLFKGFPGECDELKSLRQGVLASRSSVNWATEWEANAKPLISKVIFDNSS from the exons ATGGAG ACACAGTGGCCATCAAACCCCAGAAGTTTTCCAAAGATACTCCATCCTTTATTGCTCATACTTAAGCCACTGGTCCAGTTTTTTATGCTCCTATGGTATCTCTGTGTTAAAATTCCTAAGCCGGATGTTTTCATAGTTCAG AATCCACCATCTGTTCCTACACTGGTTGCTGTAAAATTGGCCAGTTGGATTAGACGTTCTGCGTTCATTATAGATTGGCATAACTTTGGATATACTCTTCTAGCATTGTCTCTCGGGAGGAATAGTCGGTTTGTGGCTTTATATCATTG GATTGAGAAGCATTTTGGGAAAATGGCTAATGGTTCCTTATGTGTGACAAAGGCAATGCAACATGAATTGTCTCAAAACTGGGGAATCAG TGCCACTGTTCTATATGATCAACCTCCTGATTTTTTTCAACCTGCTTCCCTGGAGGAGAAGCACAAG TTGTTTTGTGGGATTGATAAGAGTCTGAGAACACCTTACAGCCTTCAAGACTGTCTTAGCAATG AGGAACTAACACCAGACGATGACAACCCTAATGTAACTCTATTTACAACTCAGACTGGCACAGATATTTCCTTGAAGTGGAACAGACCAGCGCTCATTGTAAGCAGTACAAGCTG GACTCCGGATGAAGATTTTAGCATTCTCTTAGAAGCAGCACTAATGTATGATAGAAGGGTTTCTGCATTGCTGAACGAGGATGACTTGAAGAGGGAGGATGTTTTCTGGCAGGAAATCAAGGGTGGGAAGCAATACCCtagattattatttataattacag GTAAAGGGcctgaaaaggaaaaatatgaacaaaagaTGGCAAAACTCAACCTTAAACGTGTAGCATTTCGTACTATGTGGTTAGAGCCAGAGGATTACCCATTGCTTCTTG GATCAGCAGATCTTGGTGTTTGCTTGCATACGTCCTCTTCAGGGTTGGATCTTCCAATGAAG GTTGTGGATATGTTTGGCTGTGGATTACCAGTCTGTGCTGTTTCCTACTCTTG TATCAACGAGCTGGTCGAAGTTGACAAGAATGGCCTACTCTTCTCTTCATCCTCGGAACTGGCTGATCAATTTGTG ACGCTGTTTAAGGGATTCCCAGGTGAATGTGATGAGTTGAAGTCGCTGAGACAGGGAGTATTGGCAAGCAGATCTTCTGTTAATTGGGCAACAGAGTGGGAAGCAAACGCCAAACCCCTAATATCCAAG GTTATTTTTGACAACTCGAGCTGA
- the SIP1-3 gene encoding aquaporin SIP1-3, which translates to MGAVKAAVGDFVLTLMWVFCSSTLGIFTYLIATAFGIAQGMASLFITTVLLFMLFFVFGIIGDALGGAAFNPAGTAAFYAAGVGKDSLFTVATRFPAQAAGAVAGAVAILEVIPTQYKHMLGGPSLKVDLHNGAIAEGILTFVMTFLVFIIVLKGPKSALLKNWLLAMSTVTMVVAGSKYTGPSMNPANAFGWAYINNMHNTWEQFYVYWICPFVGAIMAAWTFRAVFPAPAKKKKPQKKKRN; encoded by the exons ATGGGTGCTGTAAAAGCAGCTGTGGGTGATTTTGTGTTGACATTGATGTGGGTGTTTTGTTCATCCACTCTGGGGATTTTCACTTACCTTATAGCTACTGCTTTTGGGATTGCTCAAGGAATGGCTTCGCTATTTATTACTACTGTGCTTCTTTTTATGCTCTTCTTTGTCTTTGGGATTATCGGCGATGCTTTGGGTGGTGCCGCTTTTAATCCTGCTGGTACAGCGGCGTTTTATGCTGCTGGGGTTGGAAAAGATTCTCTTTTTACCGTTGCCACCCGATTCCCTGCTCAG GCAGCTGGTGCGGTTGCTGGTGCAGTAGCAATATTGGAGGTTATTCCTACGCAGTACAAGCACATGCTTGGTGGGCCTTCCTTGAAAGTTGACTTGCACAATGGAGCCATCGCGGAGGGCATCTTGACTTTCGTAATGACCTTTCTGGTCTTTATCATTGTACTGAAGGGTCCTAAAAGTGCACTTCTAAAGAATTGGTTACTTGCAATGTCAACTGTTACCATGGTAGTTGCAGGTTCAAAATACACTGGACCTTCTATGAATCCAGCCAAT GCATTTGGTTGGGCATACATAAACAACATGCACAACACATGGGAGCAGTTTTACGTCTACTGGATCTGTCCCTTTGTAGGAGCAATAATGGCTGCATGGACATTTCGTGCCGTCTTTCCAGCTCCagcaaagaagaagaagccCCAGAAGAAAAAGCGAAATTGA
- the SIP1-3 gene encoding aquaporin SIP1-3 isoform X1, with protein MKMGVVKAVVADFVMTFIAIFCVSTIGVLTYIIRSAFGIAPGLASLSITILIVFLLFLMLSVIAEALGGAAFNPAATAAFYAAGVGKDSLFSVAARFPAQAAGAVAGAVAILEVIPTQYKHMLGGPSLKVDLHNGAIAEGILTFVMTFLVFIIVLKGPKSALLKNWLLAMSTVTMVVAGSKYTGPSMNPANAFGWAYINNMHNTWEQFYVYWICPFVGAIMAAWTFRAVFPAPAKKKKPQKKKRN; from the exons ATGAAGATGGGTGTTGTTAAAGCAGTGGTAGCTGATTTTGTAATGACATTTATTGCGATATTTTGTGTTTCAACGATTGGGGTTTTGACTTACATTATTAGATCTGCATTTGGAATCGCTCCTGGATTGGCATCTCTGTCAATCACTATTCTCATTGTTTTCCTCCTCTTTCTAATGCTTAGTGTTATAGCTGAGGCTTTGGGTGGCGCAGCCTTCAATCCCGCCGCTACCGCCGCGTTTTATGCTGCCGGAGTTGGAAAGGATTCGCTCTTCTCCGTTGCTGCTCGATTTCCTGCTCAG GCAGCTGGTGCGGTTGCTGGTGCAGTAGCAATATTGGAGGTTATTCCTACGCAGTACAAGCACATGCTTGGTGGGCCTTCCTTGAAAGTTGACTTGCACAATGGAGCCATCGCGGAGGGCATCTTGACTTTCGTAATGACCTTTCTGGTCTTTATCATTGTACTGAAGGGTCCTAAAAGTGCACTTCTAAAGAATTGGTTACTTGCAATGTCAACTGTTACCATGGTAGTTGCAGGTTCAAAATACACTGGACCTTCTATGAATCCAGCCAAT GCATTTGGTTGGGCATACATAAACAACATGCACAACACATGGGAGCAGTTTTACGTCTACTGGATCTGTCCCTTTGTAGGAGCAATAATGGCTGCATGGACATTTCGTGCCGTCTTTCCAGCTCCagcaaagaagaagaagccCCAGAAGAAAAAGCGAAATTGA
- the LOC101244915 gene encoding glycosyl hydrolase family protein — translation MLKHGFLVVLAFMGYWIDHNICVEGFGVNWGTMATHMLEPKILVQMLRDNGIKKVKLFDADKSTMDALAGTDIEVMVAIPNDQLLTMTDIDRAKDWVRRNVTRYNFKNGVNIKYVAVGNEPFLTSYNNSFVNLTFPALQNIQNALNEAGVGDSIKATVPLNADVYFSPESNPVPSAGRFRTDIAELMTQIVQFMSKNQAPFTVNIYPFLSLYANEHFPMDFAFFDGTPNPVLDNGVEYTNVFDANFDTLYSALKAVGYGHMAILVGEVGWPTDGDKNANLNNAYRFYKGLFAKLASNRGTPLRPGYIEVYLFGLIDEDAKSIAPGNFERHWGIFRYDGQPKFPMDISGQGQDKHLVAAKNVQYLPNRWCMLNPNAKDLSKLANNIDYACTFSDCTSLGFGSSCNNLDAIGNASYAFNMYYQVQNQLDLSCDFEGLAMVTNKNLSQGTCNFIIQTGKYSFSNKVLPGIVVLLSGFTFLLL, via the exons ATGTTGAAACATGGGTTTTTAGTAGTATTAGCTTTTATGGGGTATTGGATTGATCATAATATATGTGTTGAAGGCTTTGGAGTCAATTGGGGAACAATGGCAACACACATGTTGGAACCTAAAATACTTGTGCAAATGTTGAGGGACAATGGTATTAAGAAAGTGAAGTTGTTTGATGCAGATAAATCCACTATGGATGCACTTGCAG GTACTGATATTGAAGTTATGGTTGCGATTCCCAATGATCAACTTCTTACTATGACTGATATTGATCGAGCTAAAGATTGGGTCAGACGTAATGTCACTCGTTACAATTTCAAAAATGGTGTCAACATCAA ATATGTTGCAGTTGGTAATGAGCCTTTCTTGACATCTTACAACAACTCCTTTGTGAACTTAACCTTCCCAGCTCTACAAAACATCCAAAATGCACTAAACGAAGCCGGAGTTGGAGACTCCATAAAAGCAACTGTACCGCTAAATGCTGATGTCTATTTCTCACCAGAGTCCAATCCTGTACCTTCTGCTGGTAGATTCCGAACCGATATTGCTGAACTAATGACACAGATTGTTCAATTCATGAGCAAGAATCAAGCACCCTTTACAGTAAACATTTACCCTTTTCTAAGTCTTTATGCCAATGAACATTTCCCAATGGACTTTGCTTTCTTTGATGGTACTCCCAACCCTGTTCTCGATAACGGGGTTGAGTACACCAATGTATTCGACGCCAACTTTGATACCCTCTACTCTGCCTTAAAAGCAGTTGGTTATGGGCACATGGCCATCCTAGTCGGAGAGGTCGGTTGGCCTACGGATGGGGACAAGAATGCTAACTTAAACAACGCTTATCGGTTCTATAAAGGACTATTCGCAAAACTTGCATCCAACAGAG GAACACCCCTTAGACCAGGATACATTGAAGTGTACTTATTTGGTCTCATTGATGAGGATGCTAAAAGCATTGCTCCTGGCAATTTCGAGCGACACTGGGGAATTTTTCGATACGATGGACAACCAAAGTTTCCTATGGACATTTCAGGACAAGGGCAAGATAAACATCTTGTTGCTGCTAAAAATGTGCAATATCTACCCAACAGATGGTGTATGTTAAATCCAAATGCTAAAGATTTGAGCAAACTTGCTAACAATATTGACTATGCATGTACATTTTCAGATTGTACATCATTAGGATTTGGTTCTTCTTGCAATAATTTGGATGCTATTGGGAATGCATCATATGCATTTAATATGTATTATCAAGTTCAAAATCAATTGGATTTGAGTTGTGATTTTGAAGGACTTGCAATGGTGACTAACAAGAATTTATCTCAAGGGActtgtaattttattattcagACAGgtaaatattctttttctaacaAGGTTTTGCCAGGGATTGTTGTATTATTAAGTGGCTTCACATTTCTTTTATTGTAG
- the LOC101245213 gene encoding PHD finger protein ING2 produces MAIARTGVFVDDYLEYSSTLPAELQRLLNTIRELDERSQGIINQTRQQTNYCLGLASQSQGSRKYNYDDDEAFEKLRKEIEGNQDNALSLCTEKVLLARQAHDIIDSHIKRLDEDLANFAEDLKQEGKLPADEPPILPPLPLVLKTEKRKAPYVTPQSKKFEYRDWDWDRERDRDYDLMPPPGSHKKDFASPVDVDQPIDPNEPTYCVCHQVSFGDMIACDNENCQGGEWFHYTCVGLTPETRFKGKWYCPTCRQLPH; encoded by the exons ATGGCGATCGCCAGAACCGGAGTCTTCGTCGATGATTACTTGGAAT ATTCGAGCACTTTGCCTGCTGAGCTTCAGAGGCTTCTTAACACCATAAGAGAGCTCGATGAGCGTTCACAAG GAATAATAAATCAGACTAGGCAGCAGACCAATTACTGCCTAGGGTTAGCGTCTCAGAGCCAGGGATCAAGGAAATacaattatgatgatgatgaggctTTTGAGAAGTTGAGGAAGGAGATTGAAGGAAACCAGGACAATGCCTTAAGCCTTTGCACTGAAAAGGTTTTACTTGCTCGACAAGCTCATGATATT ATAGATAGCCACATCAAGCGCTTAGATGAAGATCTTGCCAACTTCGCTGAAGATCTTAAGCAAG AGGGAAAGCTTCCTGCAGATGAACCTCCTATCCTTCCTCCATTACCTTTGGTCCTTAAGACTGAGAAGCGCAAAGCACCGTATGTAACACCTCAATCAAAGAAGTTTGAGTACAGAGACTGGGATTGGGACCGAGAACGTGACAGAGACTATGATCTTATGCCTCCTCCTGGCAGTCATAAGAAGGATTTTGCTTCTCCTGTTGATGTTGATCAACCCATTGATCCAAATGAACCCACCTACTGTGTGTGCCATCAG GTATCCTTTGGAGATATGATTGCCTGCGACAATGAAAAT TGCCAAGGCGGTGAATGGTTTCACTATACATGTGTTGGACTCACACCAGAGACAAGATTCAAAGGGAAGTGGTACTGTCCAACATGCAGACAATTACCTCATTGA